A single region of the Parasphingorhabdus litoris DSM 22379 genome encodes:
- a CDS encoding MFS transporter: MASEASVAMQREPTDKEIRLVIGASSAGTIFEWYDFFIYGALATLIGAAFFPSGNETLQMLLVWAGFAVGFGFRPIGAILFGFLGDRLGRKYTFLVTVTLMGIATAGVGFIPSAETIGLAAPVLVIFLRILQGLALGGEYGGAAIYVAEHAPTEKRGYYTSYIQASVAGGFVLSIGVVLACRFLIPEQEFNDWGWRVPFLLSIILLGISLWMRLKLNESPVFQAMKAEGRTAKNPFVESFTFPGNKKRIFVALFGITGILTTIWYTAFFSGMSFLRGPMNVDDLTVELILFFSGLIAMSFYLVVGKWSDRVGRKKPILVGAILTLLLLFPSFWALGSLANPGLASAAEAAPVRVEGQQCTTDPFAELVDSKPSDCGKLLETLTAAGVPYDVVDTDELKLFAGDREIEIEQDWLSDGSARRAGIREELTQSGFDFSEQNLSAMRILGIVAILLVLGALSALTYGSVAALLAEMFPPKIRYSSMSIPYHIGAGYLGGFLPLIASYIVARSGDVYAGLWYTWVVVAFGVIIAWWGIPDDPEAALDGAE; this comes from the coding sequence ATGGCGAGTGAGGCATCCGTTGCAATGCAGCGTGAACCAACGGACAAGGAAATCAGACTCGTAATCGGCGCGTCATCCGCCGGGACCATTTTCGAATGGTATGATTTCTTCATCTACGGAGCTCTCGCCACACTTATCGGTGCAGCCTTTTTCCCATCAGGAAATGAGACATTGCAGATGTTGCTCGTCTGGGCGGGATTTGCCGTTGGGTTTGGATTTCGCCCCATTGGCGCCATTTTGTTCGGCTTTCTTGGTGATAGACTGGGCCGCAAATATACTTTTTTGGTGACTGTGACGCTTATGGGCATCGCCACAGCCGGTGTCGGCTTTATTCCCAGCGCTGAGACTATTGGGCTCGCCGCTCCCGTGTTAGTTATATTTCTAAGGATATTGCAAGGCCTAGCGCTTGGCGGTGAATATGGCGGTGCAGCGATCTATGTTGCGGAACACGCGCCTACCGAAAAGCGTGGTTATTACACCAGTTATATCCAAGCCAGTGTCGCGGGCGGTTTTGTATTATCAATTGGTGTTGTTCTAGCCTGCAGGTTCCTGATCCCGGAGCAGGAATTTAATGACTGGGGCTGGCGGGTGCCGTTTCTGTTGTCGATCATTCTACTTGGCATTTCACTGTGGATGCGTCTGAAGCTGAATGAAAGCCCAGTATTCCAGGCCATGAAGGCAGAAGGCCGAACAGCCAAAAACCCATTCGTCGAAAGCTTCACTTTCCCTGGCAACAAGAAGCGTATCTTTGTCGCCCTGTTTGGGATTACCGGAATTTTGACAACCATCTGGTACACCGCATTTTTCTCCGGCATGTCCTTCCTCCGTGGTCCGATGAACGTCGATGACCTTACGGTTGAGCTGATCCTGTTTTTCTCCGGCCTTATCGCGATGTCTTTCTATCTTGTCGTTGGCAAATGGTCCGACCGTGTGGGGCGGAAAAAACCAATTTTGGTTGGAGCTATTCTTACGCTGCTCCTGCTATTCCCATCATTTTGGGCGCTCGGAAGCCTTGCCAATCCGGGACTTGCATCTGCTGCTGAAGCGGCGCCGGTCAGAGTCGAGGGACAGCAATGCACTACCGATCCTTTCGCCGAGCTGGTGGATAGTAAACCCAGTGACTGCGGAAAGTTGCTTGAAACTCTGACAGCAGCAGGTGTTCCTTATGATGTCGTTGATACCGACGAACTCAAACTATTTGCTGGCGATCGAGAGATTGAAATCGAACAGGACTGGCTAAGTGACGGTTCAGCACGGCGGGCAGGCATCAGGGAAGAACTAACGCAATCAGGTTTTGATTTTAGCGAGCAAAATCTCAGCGCTATGAGAATCTTGGGAATTGTTGCAATTCTGCTGGTCCTCGGTGCCCTCAGCGCGCTGACATATGGTTCAGTAGCAGCGTTGCTTGCAGAGATGTTTCCGCCCAAAATCCGCTACAGCTCGATGTCGATTCCTTATCATATCGGTGCGGGTTATCTGGGCGGTTTCCTACCGCTGATTGCGAGCTATATCGTTGCGCGCTCAGGTGATGTCTATGCCGGCCTCTGGTACACATGGGTAGTTGTTGCCTTCGGTGTCATCATCGCCTGGTGGGGTATTCCAGATGATCCAGAAGCAGCACTCGACGGCGCGGAATAA
- the alr gene encoding alanine racemase: protein MSDRTIEIPPTAKLRLDSEALVSNWRVLDDLSGAASAGAAIKANAYGLGAVQVFRRLQSAGCQDFYVANWQEAAEIQAYTDESTNISVLNGVRPEDMPFAVTSSAKPVLNSIEQAKRWLPTGRPCDVMINSGMNRLGINTSDLIDFVWHEMDIDIVMSHLASADEDVSQNANQLDQFKNALRHVSGKRQSLSNSAGIALGQAYHFDCTRPGLSLYGGKQRSEFDGIIRQVVFPEAQILQTRNLKKGDKLGYNAKYVAERSHTIAILAMGYADGYLRGFSNTGAFYIDDTRLSVLGRVSMDLIAIDISDAPQLAESDWVKAQFDLPTASLQSGIAQYELITGMGNRFIRYWT from the coding sequence ATGAGCGACAGGACTATCGAAATCCCACCGACAGCAAAGCTACGTCTGGATAGCGAAGCCTTAGTCTCAAATTGGCGCGTATTAGATGACTTGAGCGGCGCGGCAAGCGCTGGGGCTGCCATAAAGGCGAACGCTTATGGCCTTGGCGCTGTGCAGGTTTTTCGGCGTCTGCAATCTGCCGGATGCCAAGATTTTTACGTGGCCAATTGGCAAGAAGCCGCAGAAATCCAAGCATATACGGATGAAAGCACCAATATTTCCGTTCTTAACGGTGTTAGACCGGAAGATATGCCGTTTGCAGTGACATCATCAGCCAAACCTGTATTGAACAGCATAGAACAAGCCAAAAGATGGCTGCCGACTGGCCGTCCGTGCGACGTGATGATCAACAGTGGTATGAATCGACTTGGGATTAACACGTCCGATTTGATCGATTTTGTCTGGCATGAAATGGACATCGATATTGTAATGAGCCACTTGGCTTCTGCAGACGAAGACGTCAGCCAAAACGCTAATCAATTGGATCAGTTTAAAAACGCATTGCGGCATGTTTCCGGGAAACGTCAAAGCTTAAGCAACAGTGCTGGCATTGCTTTAGGGCAAGCCTATCATTTTGATTGTACCAGACCTGGCTTGTCTCTTTATGGCGGTAAACAGCGATCGGAGTTTGATGGGATAATCCGACAAGTGGTTTTTCCCGAAGCACAAATATTGCAAACGCGTAACCTGAAAAAAGGTGACAAGCTTGGCTATAATGCAAAATATGTGGCCGAAAGAAGCCACACAATTGCCATATTGGCGATGGGTTATGCAGATGGCTATTTGCGCGGTTTTTCTAATACAGGCGCTTTTTATATAGATGATACGAGACTTTCTGTTCTCGGCCGCGTGTCAATGGATCTGATCGCGATCGACATATCTGATGCGCCTCAACTTGCTGAATCAGACTGGGTGAAGGCACAATTTGATTTGCCGACGGCTTCACTTCAGTCAGGAATAGCACAATATGAATTGATCACAGGAATGGGTAACCGCTTCATCCGTTACTGGACCTGA
- the phaR gene encoding polyhydroxyalkanoate synthesis repressor PhaR encodes MAKTKKGDPDGPIIIKKYANRRLYNTQTSNYITLDFLAEMTRDDVDFIVVDAKTGDDITHNVLTQIIVEEESSGQNMLPVNFLRQLISMYGNSMQSLMPSYLEASMENFRKNQKQFQEAVEGALNKNPLGQMAVKNQKQFQEAIENALKSSPFGSVVEKALNPLRIGEKTASNDEEPELEPEPELEEEEMSAKDKEIMELKQQLADIQSKIDNLDD; translated from the coding sequence ATGGCGAAGACAAAAAAAGGCGATCCGGACGGCCCAATCATTATCAAGAAATATGCCAACCGGCGGCTCTACAATACGCAGACATCGAATTATATCACGCTGGATTTTCTGGCAGAAATGACGCGTGATGATGTCGATTTTATCGTGGTCGATGCCAAAACCGGTGATGACATTACCCATAATGTGCTGACCCAGATAATTGTTGAAGAGGAAAGCAGCGGGCAGAACATGCTGCCTGTCAATTTCCTGCGCCAGCTTATCTCCATGTATGGCAACAGCATGCAGTCGCTGATGCCGTCTTATCTCGAAGCCTCCATGGAGAATTTCCGCAAAAACCAGAAACAGTTTCAGGAAGCTGTCGAAGGGGCGCTGAATAAGAACCCGTTGGGTCAAATGGCTGTTAAAAACCAAAAGCAGTTTCAGGAGGCGATTGAAAATGCCCTGAAATCGAGCCCTTTTGGCAGCGTCGTAGAAAAAGCGCTCAATCCTCTGAGGATTGGTGAAAAAACGGCTTCCAATGACGAAGAACCGGAACTCGAACCAGAGCCGGAACTGGAAGAGGAAGAAATGTCTGCAAAAGACAAAGAGATCATGGAGCTCAAACAGCAGCTTGCAGATATTCAATCGAAGATCGATAATCTCGACGATTGA
- the proS gene encoding proline--tRNA ligase, with the protein MKKNALSVTREDDFSAWYQQLIAEADLAEESGVRGCMVMRPWGYGIWERVQFLMDQRIKATGHENCYFPLFIPLSYFAKEAEHVDGFAKEMAVVTHHRLMKDDADGLVVDPEAKLEEPLVVRPTSETVIGTAFSRWVQSWRDLPVMINQWANVVRWEMRTRMFLRTSEFLWQEGHTAHATRDEAMEETLEILEMYRSFSEDVLAMPVVAGEKPENERFPGADATYSIEAMMQDGKALQAGTSHFLGQTFSKAQNIRYQDKEGQFQFAYTTSWGTSTRLIGGVIMTHGDDDGLRVPPLIAPYQVVIIPMLRDKPEDEAVLEFCSALTKQLSGLRAFDENVRVKLDKSGVKASNKRWAWVKKGAPIILEIGPRDVSEGNVSALRRDALYKDNGKLDSQILEKDVFAEQVPALLEEIQTKLHGEARQRLDANITRGLTDFADVEKFYKENKKYPGWLEVQWCRATGEELDQIEERLKKLKLTFRNVPTQAAAVDGDCIFTGKPAVERILIGKAY; encoded by the coding sequence GTGAAGAAAAACGCTTTATCCGTAACCAGGGAAGATGACTTCTCAGCTTGGTACCAGCAGCTTATTGCCGAAGCCGATTTGGCCGAAGAATCCGGTGTGCGTGGCTGCATGGTTATGCGGCCATGGGGTTATGGTATTTGGGAACGGGTTCAGTTTCTGATGGATCAGCGGATTAAGGCGACTGGCCATGAAAATTGCTATTTTCCGCTATTCATCCCGCTAAGCTACTTCGCTAAAGAAGCAGAACATGTTGATGGCTTTGCCAAGGAAATGGCGGTCGTCACCCATCATCGATTGATGAAAGATGATGCAGATGGGCTTGTCGTCGACCCTGAAGCGAAGCTTGAAGAACCGTTGGTCGTCCGGCCAACCTCTGAAACTGTGATCGGAACAGCTTTTTCCCGCTGGGTTCAAAGCTGGCGTGATTTGCCGGTGATGATCAACCAATGGGCCAATGTTGTGCGCTGGGAAATGCGTACGCGTATGTTCCTGCGGACCAGTGAGTTTCTCTGGCAAGAAGGGCATACGGCCCATGCTACACGCGATGAAGCGATGGAAGAGACACTCGAAATCTTGGAAATGTACCGCAGCTTTTCTGAGGATGTCTTGGCGATGCCCGTGGTTGCAGGTGAAAAGCCGGAAAATGAACGTTTTCCTGGCGCTGATGCGACCTATTCGATCGAAGCGATGATGCAAGATGGCAAAGCACTACAGGCTGGTACTTCACATTTTTTGGGACAAACCTTCTCCAAGGCGCAGAACATCCGCTATCAGGACAAGGAAGGGCAATTCCAGTTCGCCTATACCACGAGCTGGGGCACCTCTACCCGTCTGATCGGCGGCGTTATCATGACCCATGGCGATGATGATGGCCTGCGTGTACCACCGCTTATTGCCCCTTATCAGGTTGTGATCATACCCATGCTACGCGACAAACCCGAAGATGAAGCAGTGCTGGAATTCTGCTCCGCGCTGACCAAACAACTATCCGGACTACGGGCTTTCGACGAAAATGTTCGGGTAAAACTGGACAAGAGCGGTGTCAAAGCGTCGAACAAGCGCTGGGCTTGGGTCAAGAAAGGTGCGCCTATTATCTTGGAAATCGGTCCCCGGGACGTATCGGAGGGCAATGTATCAGCCCTTCGCCGCGACGCGCTTTATAAAGACAACGGCAAGCTGGATTCGCAGATTCTTGAGAAAGATGTCTTTGCGGAACAGGTTCCCGCTTTGCTCGAAGAGATACAAACCAAATTGCATGGCGAAGCCAGGCAGCGGCTGGACGCGAATATCACTCGCGGGCTCACCGATTTTGCGGATGTCGAAAAATTCTACAAAGAGAATAAAAAATATCCTGGTTGGCTGGAAGTCCAGTGGTGCCGGGCGACCGGCGAAGAGCTAGACCAGATTGAAGAGCGTTTGAAGAAGCTGAAATTGACGTTCCGGAATGTACCGACGCAAGCCGCTGCGGTTGACGGTGATTGCATATTTACGGGTAAACCAGCGGTCGAGCGAATACTTATCGGCAAAGCCTATTGA
- the rnr gene encoding ribonuclease R, giving the protein MAKSSKSHKPRQVPTRKQILDFIEKSDQPAGKREIAKAFKLRGSDKIALKALLKDMADEGLIDSTPGRAFHKIGGIPKVTVLKIVEIDGNEAVGIPERWEADNVPAPRLRIKERGRRAALAVGDRILARTEERGQGHIAFMMKKIAQSSDMLMGIIEKDERDRFWLKPVDRKHRRSTAISDLGEAEFGNLVLAEPVGRGTQIKARVKEILGDPFAPKSFSLIAIHKYEIPREFPADVLDEAENVAKLKLSAEDREDLTHLPIVAIDPADARDHDDAIWAASDDDPDNVDGFQAIVAIADVSFYVRSGSKLDKEAYKRGNSVYFPDRVVPMLPEALSTDVCSLKQDVDRAALACHLKIDAKGKVISSRFTRAIVRLAGNIAYEDAQAAIDGELNYPMKTVALEQLWACWKLLAKARDSREPLNLDLPEKRVVLDEKGRIAEIAVRERLDAHRLVEDYMIAANVAAAKMLETKKSPLIYRVHEMPSREKLVALKDYLKSFDVNFALGQVIKPSVFNRLIEQVGEAEILPLVMEQILRSQTQAYYGHTNMGHFGLALGSYAHFTSPIRRYADLIVHRALVSACKLEQPKPKNKDIPPQSGLSEDMAARLEPISEKISQLERRAMMAERETVDRYISAHLSDHVGQVLKCRITGVQNFGFFATVEELGGDGLVPVRTLGIERFDYDEQKQQLEGVDSGVTYNIGQKLDLRLVEANAATGSLLFELAEGANHMPTGQQPYRRGKGKPHRKGKRGRPANIRHHGR; this is encoded by the coding sequence ATGGCAAAATCGTCCAAATCTCACAAGCCAAGACAAGTTCCAACGCGCAAACAGATATTGGACTTTATTGAAAAGTCGGATCAACCCGCAGGCAAACGCGAGATTGCAAAAGCATTTAAGCTACGCGGTTCTGACAAAATAGCCCTTAAGGCTTTGCTAAAAGATATGGCCGATGAAGGCCTGATCGACAGCACCCCAGGCCGTGCTTTTCACAAAATTGGCGGTATTCCCAAAGTCACGGTCCTGAAGATTGTTGAAATCGACGGCAATGAAGCGGTTGGGATACCCGAACGTTGGGAAGCAGACAACGTGCCTGCTCCGCGCCTGCGTATCAAGGAACGCGGCCGCCGTGCGGCCTTGGCGGTAGGTGATCGCATATTGGCCCGTACAGAAGAACGTGGGCAGGGGCATATTGCCTTCATGATGAAAAAGATTGCCCAAAGCAGCGACATGCTGATGGGCATAATCGAGAAAGATGAACGCGACCGGTTCTGGTTGAAGCCCGTTGACCGCAAGCACCGGCGCAGCACCGCTATTTCAGATCTCGGTGAGGCAGAGTTCGGCAACTTGGTCCTCGCGGAGCCCGTTGGTCGCGGAACACAGATCAAGGCCCGGGTAAAAGAAATATTGGGCGATCCGTTTGCGCCAAAATCATTCAGCCTGATCGCGATCCACAAATATGAAATTCCGCGTGAATTCCCTGCCGATGTTCTGGATGAAGCGGAAAATGTGGCCAAGCTGAAGCTTAGCGCAGAAGATCGTGAAGATCTGACCCATTTGCCCATTGTAGCGATTGATCCGGCAGATGCGCGGGATCATGATGATGCGATCTGGGCGGCGTCGGATGATGACCCCGACAATGTGGATGGCTTTCAAGCCATAGTCGCGATTGCAGATGTCTCTTTCTATGTTCGCAGCGGCAGCAAGCTGGACAAAGAAGCCTATAAACGCGGGAACAGTGTCTATTTCCCCGACCGGGTCGTGCCCATGTTACCCGAAGCGCTCTCGACGGACGTGTGTTCACTAAAGCAAGATGTTGATCGTGCAGCTTTGGCTTGTCATCTTAAAATTGATGCCAAGGGTAAGGTCATTTCGTCTCGCTTCACTCGCGCTATTGTTCGGCTGGCCGGCAATATAGCCTATGAGGATGCGCAAGCCGCGATTGATGGTGAACTGAACTATCCCATGAAGACTGTCGCTCTCGAACAGCTATGGGCCTGCTGGAAGCTTCTTGCAAAGGCTCGTGATAGCCGCGAACCGCTCAATCTCGATCTACCCGAAAAACGCGTGGTCCTCGATGAAAAAGGACGAATTGCCGAAATAGCCGTCCGTGAGCGACTGGACGCTCATCGTTTGGTCGAGGACTATATGATCGCGGCCAATGTTGCGGCGGCGAAAATGCTCGAAACCAAAAAGTCGCCGCTTATCTACCGCGTGCATGAAATGCCTTCGCGTGAAAAACTGGTGGCGCTGAAAGACTATCTGAAAAGCTTTGATGTGAATTTCGCTCTGGGCCAGGTCATTAAACCATCCGTGTTCAATCGTTTGATAGAACAGGTTGGAGAGGCGGAAATTTTGCCGCTGGTCATGGAGCAGATCCTGCGCAGCCAGACACAGGCTTATTACGGGCATACTAATATGGGTCATTTTGGCCTGGCGCTGGGCAGCTATGCGCATTTTACCAGCCCCATCCGCCGCTATGCCGACCTTATCGTCCATCGCGCTTTGGTGAGTGCCTGCAAACTGGAACAGCCCAAACCGAAGAACAAAGATATTCCTCCGCAAAGCGGGCTGAGTGAGGATATGGCGGCCAGACTGGAGCCTATTTCCGAGAAAATCAGCCAATTGGAACGACGCGCCATGATGGCGGAGCGCGAAACAGTGGATCGCTACATTTCGGCCCATTTATCCGATCATGTTGGGCAGGTGCTGAAATGCCGCATTACCGGAGTTCAGAATTTCGGGTTTTTCGCGACGGTTGAAGAGCTGGGCGGAGACGGACTTGTCCCGGTCCGCACCTTGGGCATCGAACGTTTTGACTATGATGAGCAAAAACAGCAGCTTGAAGGTGTTGATAGCGGTGTAACCTATAATATCGGCCAAAAACTGGACCTGCGACTGGTGGAAGCCAATGCGGCTACCGGAAGCTTACTCTTTGAGCTGGCAGAGGGGGCTAATCATATGCCCACTGGCCAACAGCCATATCGACGAGGAAAGGGAAAGCCGCATCGCAAAGGAAAACGGGGGCGCCCGGCAAATATCCGCCATCATGGTAGATGA
- a CDS encoding universal stress protein: MRTYLVVIDETEEASIALRFASRRAMKTNGALHILALVESEGFVAWGGVQATLEEEAKNRAEALVSSAAGTLFEETGIRPSITVKEGKGPKDVRKMMDEIDGLAALVLGAAGNGTPGPLVTHFAATEVGSLPCPVMVVPGSLSKEEIDRLS; the protein is encoded by the coding sequence ATGCGTACTTACCTGGTGGTTATCGACGAAACCGAAGAGGCAAGCATAGCCCTGCGATTTGCTTCACGCCGTGCGATGAAGACAAATGGCGCACTGCATATTTTAGCCTTGGTTGAAAGCGAAGGCTTTGTCGCCTGGGGAGGTGTTCAAGCTACGCTAGAGGAAGAAGCGAAGAACCGTGCAGAGGCCTTGGTATCGAGTGCTGCAGGCACGTTGTTCGAAGAAACTGGCATTCGCCCATCCATCACAGTGAAAGAAGGCAAAGGCCCTAAAGATGTCCGTAAGATGATGGATGAAATTGACGGCCTGGCTGCTCTCGTGCTGGGTGCTGCCGGCAATGGGACACCTGGTCCCTTGGTGACTCATTTTGCCGCAACGGAAGTTGGCTCTCTCCCCTGCCCGGTCATGGTTGTACCCGGATCGCTGAGCAAGGAAGAAATTGATCGCTTGAGCTAG
- a CDS encoding pyruvate dehydrogenase complex dihydrolipoamide acetyltransferase yields MPINLQMPALSPTMEEGTLAKWLVKEGDEVASGDLLAEIETDKATMEFEAVDEGTIAKIVVAEGTDNVKVGDVIAIIAEEGEDVGAASKVDESAAEKPKAVAEVAEKPAEPVQEVAPKVTDEAPKVAAPASDGNRIKASPLARRLAEQKGVDLGALSGSGPGGRIIKADIDAAEGGTAPVRSEAAAPAPTTAHAPTPAANDFDIPHTSEKLSGMRKTIARRLTEAKQTIPHIYLTVDIQLDKLLKLRSELNATLEPRGVKLSVNDLLIKALAVSLMQVPKCNVSIDGDQLKTFARADISVAVSIPGGLITPIITSADTKSLSAISTEMKDLAERAKEGKLKMHEYQGGTASISNMGMFGIKNFDAVINPPQAMIMAIGAGQKRPHVIDDSLQIATIMSATGSFDHRAIDGADGAQLMQVFKDLCENPLGMLA; encoded by the coding sequence ATGCCGATCAACCTTCAAATGCCCGCTTTGTCACCGACAATGGAAGAGGGGACGCTGGCCAAATGGCTGGTCAAAGAGGGCGATGAGGTCGCTTCAGGTGATTTGCTGGCGGAGATTGAGACCGACAAGGCGACAATGGAGTTTGAGGCGGTTGATGAGGGCACGATTGCGAAGATCGTCGTGGCCGAAGGTACCGACAATGTCAAAGTCGGCGATGTGATCGCGATCATCGCCGAAGAGGGGGAGGATGTTGGCGCTGCCTCGAAAGTTGACGAAAGTGCCGCAGAGAAGCCCAAGGCGGTTGCGGAAGTTGCTGAAAAGCCTGCGGAACCGGTACAGGAGGTTGCTCCAAAGGTTACAGATGAGGCACCTAAAGTTGCCGCACCGGCATCGGATGGCAACCGGATCAAGGCCAGCCCGCTGGCCCGGCGTCTGGCCGAGCAGAAGGGCGTTGATCTCGGCGCGCTCAGCGGTTCCGGGCCTGGCGGACGGATTATCAAGGCCGATATTGATGCAGCCGAAGGCGGCACCGCACCGGTTAGAAGCGAAGCCGCAGCACCCGCGCCAACAACCGCGCACGCTCCAACACCAGCGGCGAATGACTTCGATATCCCGCACACGTCCGAAAAACTGTCCGGCATGCGCAAGACCATTGCCCGCCGTCTGACCGAAGCAAAACAGACCATTCCGCATATCTACCTGACCGTGGATATCCAGCTCGACAAGCTGCTCAAGCTGCGCAGCGAGCTTAATGCCACGCTGGAACCCCGCGGCGTCAAGCTCTCCGTCAATGACCTGCTGATCAAGGCGCTGGCCGTCTCGCTGATGCAGGTGCCCAAATGCAATGTCTCGATTGACGGCGATCAGCTCAAGACATTTGCCCGCGCCGATATCTCGGTCGCGGTCAGCATTCCCGGTGGTCTAATCACACCAATCATCACCAGCGCCGATACCAAGTCGCTCAGCGCTATCTCCACCGAGATGAAAGATCTTGCCGAACGGGCCAAAGAGGGCAAGCTCAAGATGCACGAATATCAGGGCGGCACGGCGAGCATCTCCAACATGGGCATGTTCGGCATCAAGAATTTCGACGCCGTGATTAACCCCCCGCAAGCCATGATCATGGCCATCGGGGCAGGGCAGAAGCGCCCCCATGTCATTGATGACAGCCTGCAAATCGCCACGATCATGAGCGCCACCGGCAGCTTTGATCATCGGGCCATTGACGGCGCCGACGGCGCGCAGTTGATGCAGGTGTTTAAAGATCTATGCGAAAACCCGTTGGGGATGCTGGCTTAG
- a CDS encoding endonuclease domain-containing protein translates to MKNASISLPSPLAGEGGAHSPAVGGRGVDGVCRPIEPETPEEIIRRRAKSMRSEPTEAEAKLWTILRAKRLGGYKFRQQVPVDHYIADFVCFTKKLIVEADGSQHAENSYDQKRDDYLKAQGFRILRFWNNDILNNSDGVATAILAALKAPSPTSPKQQVAKALVSSPAGGEDEKVQYD, encoded by the coding sequence GTGAAAAATGCGTCGATTTCTTTGCCCTCTCCCCTTGCGGGAGAGGGAGGGGCCCACAGCCCAGCTGTGGGAGGGAGAGGGGTGGACGGCGTCTGCCGTCCCATAGAGCCGGAAACACCCGAAGAAATCATCCGCCGCCGGGCAAAATCGATGCGATCCGAGCCCACCGAAGCGGAAGCCAAATTATGGACCATCCTTCGCGCCAAACGTCTCGGCGGCTACAAATTCAGACAGCAAGTTCCAGTCGATCACTACATCGCCGATTTTGTCTGTTTTACCAAAAAATTGATCGTGGAAGCAGATGGCTCTCAACATGCAGAAAATAGCTATGATCAAAAGCGTGATGATTATCTGAAAGCACAAGGTTTTCGAATTCTGCGTTTCTGGAATAATGATATTTTGAACAATTCTGATGGGGTGGCGACGGCGATACTTGCAGCGCTGAAAGCCCCCTCTCCAACGTCGCCTAAGCAACAAGTTGCTAAGGCTTTGGTTTCCTCTCCCGCAGGGGGAGAGGATGAAAAGGTGCAATATGACTGA